One part of the Lotus japonicus ecotype B-129 chromosome 2, LjGifu_v1.2 genome encodes these proteins:
- the LOC130735165 gene encoding probable pectinesterase 29: MFLRLCFYACLFLLLGLRSELANAQFFRKVGDKFLSYSKIVVDPSGHGNFSTIQSAIDSVPSNNRYWVSIKVKAGTYREKVNIPYDKPYIILKGEGKRKTLVEWGDHNSTAQSPTFTAVADNVVVKCMSFRNSYNNPINNNPKRPAVAAMVSGDKSYFLRVGFFGLQDTLWDDSGRHYYKLCTIQGAVDFIFGAGQSLFERCSISVIGAALEPGFPGYITAQGRTEPNEGSGFVFKDCHVFGNGTTYLGRPWRGYARVLFYNTNMSSIVQPGGWEAWNFVGHEDGITFAEHGNFGPGSDTSKRVSWAKKLDLTTVYKMASLNFINNQEWSQNQMLL, encoded by the exons ATGTTTCTTCGTTTGTGCTTCTATGCATGTCTCTTTCTCCTATTGGGGTTGAGATCAGAACTTGCCAATGCTCAGTTTTTCAGAAAAGTAGGAGACAAGTTCCTTTCTTACTCGAAAATAGTTGTAGATCCATCAGGGCATGGAAACTTCTCTACCATACAATCTGCCATTGATTCAGTGCCTTCCAACAATAGGTATTGGGTTTCCATCAAGGTGAAGGCAGGTACCTACAG AGAAAAAGTGAATATTCCTTATGATAAGCCTTACATCATATTGAAAGGTGAAGGGAAAAGGAAAACTCTTGTTGAATGGGGCGACCATAATTCAACCGCACAGAGCCCAACTTTCACAGCCGTGGCAGATAATGTTGTAGTCAAATGCATGAGCTTCAGG AATTCATACAATAATCCAATAAACAATAATCCCAAGAGGCCTGCAGTTGCTGCAATGGTGAGCGGAGATAAGTCTTACTTTTTAAGAGTTGGGTTCTTTGGCTTGCAAGACACTTTGTGGGATGATAGTGGAAGACATTACTACAAGCTTTGTACCATTCAAGGTGCTGTTGATTTTATCTTTGGTGCAGGACAGTCTTTGTTTGAG AGGTGCTCCATATCAGTTATTGGTGCAGCCTTAGAACCAGGATTTCCTGGTTATATAACAGCACAAGGGAGAACAGAACCAAACGAGGGAAGTGGGTTTGTTTTCAAAGATTGCCACGTATTTGGAAATGGGACAACCTACTTGGGTAGGCCATGGAGAGGTTATGCTAGAGTCTTGTTCTACAACACCAACATGTCCAGCATTGTTCAACCTGGTGGCTGGGAGGCTTGGAATTTCGTTGGACATGA GGATGGCATAACATTTGCTGAGCATGGCAATTTCGGGCCGGGTTCTGACACGTCTAAGCGAGTGAGTTGGGCTAAGAAGTTGGATTTGACTACTGTTTATAAGATGGCAAGTTTGAACTTCATTAACAACCAAGAATGGAGTCAGAACCAAATGTTATTATAA
- the LOC130735136 gene encoding uncharacterized protein LOC130735136 yields MSQDSSKKLTPEMNAYGVKVLGLKSKTPKSSKVSKSSPHTSEIAIAQGIPQPSSDPSKMKGKKARSKSDASKAKKKMVTRSSEATQGVNFEAEINSSTGDDVADFRITEVLDTPLKEVLHANVDPIVPSPSNNQSSHGVDTDCNKDSDHLEEEVMVPNSTPSVDKDMHVEDVQNVIENSESDEVLLNTLGASASVASKRKKMTVVRKYSTRSSGKKLGLGLSENKKRKKVIILDDDTPVVQNVKRKVHKDNVAPVVDETPIEELDKSDTGPAAQKRKIGKRIPENVPAAPLDNISFHSEESVGKWKYVYQRRIAQERELTGEILHCQEIMKLLEAAGLLKTVTEIGGCYDKLVREFIVNVTTNCTVSGHPEFRKVFVRGKCVHFSPEIINQYLGRSTVATGNEELSLSAITKELTAGQNMVWPAKGLLSSTYLSVKYAILNRIGAANWAPTTHSSDVSSGLAKLIYLVGTQTQFDFGEYVFAQTMKHAETFAVRLPISFPCLICGIILSQHPQILLDDEVPSKKASLLTIDSRLLAGAHVSDVADLAEMTQGEGTSSQKTPETPIAALIAVSKMLQDTITSCTLRKKNVDTLILQLTKGKRPLEDNAAAHAQDDVGTSDDDTTSD; encoded by the coding sequence ATGAGTCAAGATTCTAGCAAGAAACTCACTCCTGAGATGAATGCTTACGGGGTAAAGGTCTTGGGTTTGAAATCCAAAACCCCAAAATCTTCAAAGGTTTCAAAatcctctcctcatacctctgaAATCGCAATTGCTCAAGGTATTCCTCAACCATCATCTGATCcgagtaagatgaaagggaaaaaGGCTCGATCCAAGTCAGATGCGTCCAAagcaaagaagaagatggtaaCGAGAAGCTCTGAGGCAACCCAGGGAGTAAATTTCGAGGCTGAAATCAACTCAAGTACAGGTGATGATGTTGCTGATTTTCGTATCACTGAAGTGTTGGACACTCCTCTCAAGGAAGTTTTACATGCAAATGTAGATCCAATTGTTCCATCACCAAGCAACAACCAATCAAGCCACGGTGTTGATACTGATTGCAACAAGGATTCTGATCATCTTGAAGAAGAGGTAATGGTTCCCAACTCTACTCCCTCTGTTGATAAAGATATGCATGTCGAGGATGTTCAGAATGTCATTGAGAACTCAGAATCTGATGAGGTGTTGCTCAACACCCTTGGTGCTTCTGCTTCTGTTGCTTCAAAGAGGAAAAAGATGACTGTTGTTCGTAAGTACTCTACGCGTTCCTCTGGCAAGAAgttaggtttgggtttgagtgagAACAAGAAGCGCAAGAAGGTCATTATTCTTGATGATGATACTCCTGTTGTCCAGAATGTCAAGAGAAAGGTTCACAAAGACAATGTTGCTCCTGTTGTTGATGAGACTCCAATTGAGGAGTTGGATAAGTCAGATACTGGTCCTGCTGCTCAGAAGCGTAAGATTGGGAAACGAATTCCAGAAAATGTGCCTGCTGCTCCTTTGGATAATATTTCTTTTCACTCTGAAGAGAGTGTTGGTAAGTGGAAGTATGTTTATCAGCGCAGGATTGCTCAAGAGAGGGAATTGACTGGTGAGATTCTGCATTGTCAAGAAATCATGAAACTTCTTGAGGCTGCTGGGTTATTGAAAACTGTTACTGAGATAGGTGGCTGCTATGACAAGTTGGTGAGAGAATTTATTGTGAATGTGACTACAAATTGCACTGTTTCTGGGCATCCTGAGTTCAGGAAAGTTTTTGTGCGTGGTAAGTGTGTCCATTTTTCACCTGAGATCATTAACCAGTATTTGGGAAGGAGCACTGTTGCCACAGGAAATGAAGAGCTGTCATTGAGTGCTATCACTAAAGAACTCACGGCTGGTCAGAATATGGTATGGCCTGCTAAAGGATTGTTGTCTTCTACTTatttgagtgtgaagtatgctatcttGAATCGCATTGGTGCTGCAAATTGGGCTCCTACTACACATAGCTCAGATGTTTCTTCAGGTTTGGCAAAGTTAATTTATCTGGTTGGAACTCAAACTCAGTTTGATTTTGGTGAATATGTCTTTGCTCAAACTATGAAGCATGCTGAAACTTTTGCTGTCAGGCTTCCTATCAGTTTTCCTTGTTTAATTTGTGGGATTATTTTAAGTCAACATCCTCAAATTCTCCTTGATGATGAGGTTCCTAGCAAGAAAGCTAGTCTTCTCACTATTGATTCCAGGCTGCTAGCTGGTGCCCATGTTTCTGATGTTGCTGATTTGGCTGAGATGACTCAGGGGGAGGGTACTTCCTCTCAGAAGACTCCTGAGACTCCTATTGCTGCGCTTATTGCGGTGTCTAAGATGCTTCAGGACACAATTACTAGTTGTacattgaggaagaagaatgtggaCACTCTCATTCTGCAGTTGACTAAAGGCAAGAGGCCTCTTGAAGACAATGCTGCTGCTCATGCTCAAGATGATGTTGGTACTTCTGATGATGATACTACTAGTGATTAG
- the LOC130735137 gene encoding uncharacterized protein LOC130735137 encodes MWMGVGSYWGLGVVIRNQFGNVVAARTKKLRAAHGPDYAEARAIMLGLQVALKCGYFSVRLKSDCLGVVQSILQKRSNSSYFGVLLKQIINLGSQFGVFNICHIGRNANRVAH; translated from the coding sequence atgTGGATGGGTGTTGGCTCATATTGGGGATTAGGAGTGGTTATACGAAATCAATTTGGTAATGTGGTAGCAGCTAGAACAAAAAAATTGAGAGCTGCGCATGGTCCTGATTATGCAGAAGCAAGGGCTATCATGTTGGGTCTTCAAGTGGCTTTGAAATGTGGCTATTTTTCTGTGAGATTGAAATCAGATTGTCTTGGGGTTGTGCAATCCATATTGCAGAAACGGTCCAATAGTTCTTACTTTGGTGTACTGTTGAAACAAATTATTAACTTAGGTAGTCAGTTTGgtgtttttaatatttgtcataTAGGTAGAAATGCTAATAGGGTGGCACATTAG